Proteins encoded together in one Ictidomys tridecemlineatus isolate mIctTri1 chromosome 3, mIctTri1.hap1, whole genome shotgun sequence window:
- the Ggnbp2 gene encoding gametogenetin-binding protein 2 isoform X3 gives MARLVAVCRDGEEEFPFERRQIPLYIDDTLTMVMEFPDNVLNLDGHQNNGAQLKQFIQRHSMLKQQDLSIAMVVTSREVLSALSQLVPCVGCRRSVERLFSQLVESGNPALEPLTVGPKGVLSVTRSCMTDAKKLYTLFYVHGSKLNDMIDAIPKSKKNKRCQLHSLDTHKPKPLGEGSSSSVSSEKLSTDKRSSEDHRKDSKCRIIFHYGPFQGTARGCWMDVWELMSQECRDEVVLIDSSCLLETLETYLRKHRFCTDCKNKVLRAYNILIGELDCSKEKGYCAALYEGLRCCPHERHIHVCCETDFIAHLLGRAEPEFAGGYERRERHAKTIDIAQEEVLTCLGIHLYERLHRIWQKLRAEEQTWQMLFYLGVDALRKSFEMTVEKVQGISRLEQLCEEFSEEERVRELKQEKKRQKRKNRRKNKCEADFIENSCKACGSTEDGNSCVEVIVTNENTSCTCPSSGNLLGSPKIKKGISPHCNGSDCGYSSSMEGSETGSREGSDVACTEGICNHDEHGDDSCVHHCEDKEDDGDSCVECWANSEENNTKGKNKKKKKKSKLLKCDEHIQKLGSCITDPGNRETSGNTVHTVFHRDKTKDAHPESCCSAEKGGQPLPWFEHRKNVPQFAEPTEMLFGPDSGKGAKSLVELLDESECTSDEEIFISQDEIQSFMANNQSFYSNREQYRQHLKEKFNKYCRLNDHKRPICSGWLTTAGAN, from the exons ATGGCGCGACTGGTGGCAGTGTGCAGGGACGGGGAGGAGGAGTTCCCCTTCGAGAGGAGGCAGATTCCCCTCTACATAGACGACACACTCACG aTGGTGATGGAGTTTCCTGACAATGTGTTAAATCTCGATGGGCATCAGAATAATGGTGCACAACTAAAGCAGTTCATTCag cgACACAGTATGCTTAAGCAACAAGATCTAAGTATTGCCATGGTTGTAACATCACGTGAAGTCTTGAGTGCACTTTCTCAGCTTGTCCCATGTGTTGGTTGTCGTCGCAGTGTGGAGCGCCTCTTTTCCCAGCTTGTAGAGTCTGGAAATCCTGCCCTTGAACCCCTGACAGTAGGACCCAAGGGAGTCCTATCTGTAACTCGAAGCTGCATGACTGATGCAAAGAAgctttatacattattttatgtacATGG gtCCAAACTAAATGACATGATAGATGCTATTCCAAAAAGTAAGAAGAACAAGAGATGTCAGTTGCACTCCTTAGATACGCACAAACCAAAACCTTTGGG TGAAGGGAGCAGTAGCAGTGTcagttcagagaagttaagtacaGATAAGAGAAGTAGTGAAGACCACAGGAAGGACAGCAAGTGTAGGATCATTTTCCATTATGGACCTTTCCAGGGAACAGCCAG AGGTTGTTGGATGGATGTATGGGAACTAATGTCCCAAGAATGCAGGGATGAAGTAGTTTTAATTGACTCTAGTTGTCTTTTAGAAACACTAGAAACATATCTGCGAAAACACAG GTTTTGCACTGATTGCAAAAATAAAGTCCTTCGAGCATACAATATCCTTATTGGTGAGCTTGATTGCAGCAAAGAAAAGGGCTACTGTGCTGCACTTTATGAAGGCTTGCGGTGCTGTCCACATGAGCGACACATACATGTTTGCTGTGAAACAGACTTCATTGCTCATCTTTTGGGTCGTGCCGAGCCAGAGTTCGCAGGAGGGTATGA GCGAAGAGAAAGGCATGCTAAGACAATAGATATAGCTCAAGAAGAAGTTCTAACTTGCTTGGGAATTCATCTTTATGAAAGATTGCATCGAATCTGGCAAAAATTACGGGCAGAAGAACAGACATGGCAGATGCTTTTCTATCTTGGTGTTGATGCTTTACGCAAAAGCTTTGAG atgaCTGTGGAAAAAGTACAGGGTATTAGCCGCTTGGAACAACTCTGTGAGGAATTTTCAGAAGAGGAACGAGTAAGAGAACTCAAGCAAGAAAAGAAACGCCAAAAACGGAAGAATAGACGAAAAAATAAGTGT GAAGCAGACTTCATAGAAAATAGCTGCAAAGCCTGTGGCAGCACTGAAGATGGTAATAGTTGTGTAGAAGTAATTGTTACCAACGAAAATACATCATGTACCTGTCCTAGCAGTGGCAATCTTTTGGGGTcccctaaaataaaaaaag gcATATCTCCACACTGTAATGGTAGTGATTGTGGATATTCATCTAGCATGGAGGGGAGTGAAACAGGTTCCCGGGAGGGTTCAGATGTTGCCTGCACTGAAGGCATTTGTAATCATGATGAACACG gtgatGACTCCTGTGTTCATCACTGTGAAGACAAAGAAGATGATGGTGATAGTTGCGTTGAATGTTGGGCAAATTCCGAAGAGAacaacacaaaaggaaaaaataaaaagaagaaaaagaaaagcaagttgtTGAAATGTGATGAACAT ATCCAAAAGCTTGGAAGCTGTATTACAGATCCAGGTAATCGAGAGACCTCAGGAAATACCGTGCACACAGTGTTTCACCGCGACAAGACCAAAGATGCACATCCTGAAAGCTGTTGCAGTGCTGAAAAGGGTGGGCAGCCACTGCCTTGGTTTGAGCATAGGAAAAATGTACCACAGTTTGCAGAACCCACAGAAATGTTGTTTGGTCCTGATTCCGGAAAAGGTGCCAAGAGCTTAGTTGAACTCCTT GATGAGTCTGAATGTACTTCAGATGAGGAAATCTTTATCTCACAAGACGAAATACAGTCATTTATGGCTAATAATCAGTCTTTCTACAGCAATAGAGAACAATACCGACAGCATCTGAAGGAGAAATTTAACAAATACTGCCGCTTAAATGACCACAAGAGGCCCATTTGTAGTGGCTGGTTGACAACGGCTGgagcaaattaa
- the Ggnbp2 gene encoding gametogenetin-binding protein 2 isoform X2, which produces MARLVAVCRDGEEEFPFERRQIPLYIDDTLTMVMEFPDNVLNLDGHQNNGAQLKQFIQRHSMLKQQDLSIAMVVTSREVLSALSQLVPCVGCRRSVERLFSQLVESGNPALEPLTVGPKGVLSVTRSCMTDAKKLYTLFYVHGSKLNDMIDAIPKSKKNKRCQLHSLDTHKPKPLGEGSSSSVSSEKLSTDKRSSEDHRKDSKCRIIFHYGPFQGTARGCWMDVWELMSQECRDEVVLIDSSCLLETLETYLRKHRFCTDCKNKVLRAYNILIGELDCSKEKGYCAALYEGLRCCPHERHIHVCCETDFIAHLLGRAEPEFAGGRRERHAKTIDIAQEEVLTCLGIHLYERLHRIWQKLRAEEQTWQMLFYLGVDALRKSFEMTVEKVQGISRLEQLCEEFSEEERVRELKQEKKRQKRKNRRKNKCVCDIPTPLQTADEKEVSPEKEADFIENSCKACGSTEDGNSCVEVIVTNENTSCTCPSSGNLLGSPKIKKGISPHCNGSDCGYSSSMEGSETGSREGSDVACTEGICNHDEHGDDSCVHHCEDKEDDGDSCVECWANSEENNTKGKNKKKKKKSKLLKCDEHIQKLGSCITDPGNRETSGNTVHTVFHRDKTKDAHPESCCSAEKGGQPLPWFEHRKNVPQFAEPTEMLFGPDSGKGAKSLVELLDESECTSDEEIFISQDEIQSFMANNQSFYSNREQYRQHLKEKFNKYCRLNDHKRPICSGWLTTAGAN; this is translated from the exons ATGGCGCGACTGGTGGCAGTGTGCAGGGACGGGGAGGAGGAGTTCCCCTTCGAGAGGAGGCAGATTCCCCTCTACATAGACGACACACTCACG aTGGTGATGGAGTTTCCTGACAATGTGTTAAATCTCGATGGGCATCAGAATAATGGTGCACAACTAAAGCAGTTCATTCag cgACACAGTATGCTTAAGCAACAAGATCTAAGTATTGCCATGGTTGTAACATCACGTGAAGTCTTGAGTGCACTTTCTCAGCTTGTCCCATGTGTTGGTTGTCGTCGCAGTGTGGAGCGCCTCTTTTCCCAGCTTGTAGAGTCTGGAAATCCTGCCCTTGAACCCCTGACAGTAGGACCCAAGGGAGTCCTATCTGTAACTCGAAGCTGCATGACTGATGCAAAGAAgctttatacattattttatgtacATGG gtCCAAACTAAATGACATGATAGATGCTATTCCAAAAAGTAAGAAGAACAAGAGATGTCAGTTGCACTCCTTAGATACGCACAAACCAAAACCTTTGGG TGAAGGGAGCAGTAGCAGTGTcagttcagagaagttaagtacaGATAAGAGAAGTAGTGAAGACCACAGGAAGGACAGCAAGTGTAGGATCATTTTCCATTATGGACCTTTCCAGGGAACAGCCAG AGGTTGTTGGATGGATGTATGGGAACTAATGTCCCAAGAATGCAGGGATGAAGTAGTTTTAATTGACTCTAGTTGTCTTTTAGAAACACTAGAAACATATCTGCGAAAACACAG GTTTTGCACTGATTGCAAAAATAAAGTCCTTCGAGCATACAATATCCTTATTGGTGAGCTTGATTGCAGCAAAGAAAAGGGCTACTGTGCTGCACTTTATGAAGGCTTGCGGTGCTGTCCACATGAGCGACACATACATGTTTGCTGTGAAACAGACTTCATTGCTCATCTTTTGGGTCGTGCCGAGCCAGAGTTCGCAGGAGG GCGAAGAGAAAGGCATGCTAAGACAATAGATATAGCTCAAGAAGAAGTTCTAACTTGCTTGGGAATTCATCTTTATGAAAGATTGCATCGAATCTGGCAAAAATTACGGGCAGAAGAACAGACATGGCAGATGCTTTTCTATCTTGGTGTTGATGCTTTACGCAAAAGCTTTGAG atgaCTGTGGAAAAAGTACAGGGTATTAGCCGCTTGGAACAACTCTGTGAGGAATTTTCAGAAGAGGAACGAGTAAGAGAACTCAAGCAAGAAAAGAAACGCCAAAAACGGAAGAATAGACGAAAAAATAAGTGTGTATGTGATATTCCTACTCCTTTACAAACAGCAGATGAAAAGGAAGTAAGCCCAGAGAAG GAAGCAGACTTCATAGAAAATAGCTGCAAAGCCTGTGGCAGCACTGAAGATGGTAATAGTTGTGTAGAAGTAATTGTTACCAACGAAAATACATCATGTACCTGTCCTAGCAGTGGCAATCTTTTGGGGTcccctaaaataaaaaaag gcATATCTCCACACTGTAATGGTAGTGATTGTGGATATTCATCTAGCATGGAGGGGAGTGAAACAGGTTCCCGGGAGGGTTCAGATGTTGCCTGCACTGAAGGCATTTGTAATCATGATGAACACG gtgatGACTCCTGTGTTCATCACTGTGAAGACAAAGAAGATGATGGTGATAGTTGCGTTGAATGTTGGGCAAATTCCGAAGAGAacaacacaaaaggaaaaaataaaaagaagaaaaagaaaagcaagttgtTGAAATGTGATGAACAT ATCCAAAAGCTTGGAAGCTGTATTACAGATCCAGGTAATCGAGAGACCTCAGGAAATACCGTGCACACAGTGTTTCACCGCGACAAGACCAAAGATGCACATCCTGAAAGCTGTTGCAGTGCTGAAAAGGGTGGGCAGCCACTGCCTTGGTTTGAGCATAGGAAAAATGTACCACAGTTTGCAGAACCCACAGAAATGTTGTTTGGTCCTGATTCCGGAAAAGGTGCCAAGAGCTTAGTTGAACTCCTT GATGAGTCTGAATGTACTTCAGATGAGGAAATCTTTATCTCACAAGACGAAATACAGTCATTTATGGCTAATAATCAGTCTTTCTACAGCAATAGAGAACAATACCGACAGCATCTGAAGGAGAAATTTAACAAATACTGCCGCTTAAATGACCACAAGAGGCCCATTTGTAGTGGCTGGTTGACAACGGCTGgagcaaattaa
- the Ggnbp2 gene encoding gametogenetin-binding protein 2 isoform X1, whose translation MARLVAVCRDGEEEFPFERRQIPLYIDDTLTMVMEFPDNVLNLDGHQNNGAQLKQFIQRHSMLKQQDLSIAMVVTSREVLSALSQLVPCVGCRRSVERLFSQLVESGNPALEPLTVGPKGVLSVTRSCMTDAKKLYTLFYVHGSKLNDMIDAIPKSKKNKRCQLHSLDTHKPKPLGEGSSSSVSSEKLSTDKRSSEDHRKDSKCRIIFHYGPFQGTARGCWMDVWELMSQECRDEVVLIDSSCLLETLETYLRKHRFCTDCKNKVLRAYNILIGELDCSKEKGYCAALYEGLRCCPHERHIHVCCETDFIAHLLGRAEPEFAGGYERRERHAKTIDIAQEEVLTCLGIHLYERLHRIWQKLRAEEQTWQMLFYLGVDALRKSFEMTVEKVQGISRLEQLCEEFSEEERVRELKQEKKRQKRKNRRKNKCVCDIPTPLQTADEKEVSPEKEADFIENSCKACGSTEDGNSCVEVIVTNENTSCTCPSSGNLLGSPKIKKGISPHCNGSDCGYSSSMEGSETGSREGSDVACTEGICNHDEHGDDSCVHHCEDKEDDGDSCVECWANSEENNTKGKNKKKKKKSKLLKCDEHIQKLGSCITDPGNRETSGNTVHTVFHRDKTKDAHPESCCSAEKGGQPLPWFEHRKNVPQFAEPTEMLFGPDSGKGAKSLVELLDESECTSDEEIFISQDEIQSFMANNQSFYSNREQYRQHLKEKFNKYCRLNDHKRPICSGWLTTAGAN comes from the exons ATGGCGCGACTGGTGGCAGTGTGCAGGGACGGGGAGGAGGAGTTCCCCTTCGAGAGGAGGCAGATTCCCCTCTACATAGACGACACACTCACG aTGGTGATGGAGTTTCCTGACAATGTGTTAAATCTCGATGGGCATCAGAATAATGGTGCACAACTAAAGCAGTTCATTCag cgACACAGTATGCTTAAGCAACAAGATCTAAGTATTGCCATGGTTGTAACATCACGTGAAGTCTTGAGTGCACTTTCTCAGCTTGTCCCATGTGTTGGTTGTCGTCGCAGTGTGGAGCGCCTCTTTTCCCAGCTTGTAGAGTCTGGAAATCCTGCCCTTGAACCCCTGACAGTAGGACCCAAGGGAGTCCTATCTGTAACTCGAAGCTGCATGACTGATGCAAAGAAgctttatacattattttatgtacATGG gtCCAAACTAAATGACATGATAGATGCTATTCCAAAAAGTAAGAAGAACAAGAGATGTCAGTTGCACTCCTTAGATACGCACAAACCAAAACCTTTGGG TGAAGGGAGCAGTAGCAGTGTcagttcagagaagttaagtacaGATAAGAGAAGTAGTGAAGACCACAGGAAGGACAGCAAGTGTAGGATCATTTTCCATTATGGACCTTTCCAGGGAACAGCCAG AGGTTGTTGGATGGATGTATGGGAACTAATGTCCCAAGAATGCAGGGATGAAGTAGTTTTAATTGACTCTAGTTGTCTTTTAGAAACACTAGAAACATATCTGCGAAAACACAG GTTTTGCACTGATTGCAAAAATAAAGTCCTTCGAGCATACAATATCCTTATTGGTGAGCTTGATTGCAGCAAAGAAAAGGGCTACTGTGCTGCACTTTATGAAGGCTTGCGGTGCTGTCCACATGAGCGACACATACATGTTTGCTGTGAAACAGACTTCATTGCTCATCTTTTGGGTCGTGCCGAGCCAGAGTTCGCAGGAGGGTATGA GCGAAGAGAAAGGCATGCTAAGACAATAGATATAGCTCAAGAAGAAGTTCTAACTTGCTTGGGAATTCATCTTTATGAAAGATTGCATCGAATCTGGCAAAAATTACGGGCAGAAGAACAGACATGGCAGATGCTTTTCTATCTTGGTGTTGATGCTTTACGCAAAAGCTTTGAG atgaCTGTGGAAAAAGTACAGGGTATTAGCCGCTTGGAACAACTCTGTGAGGAATTTTCAGAAGAGGAACGAGTAAGAGAACTCAAGCAAGAAAAGAAACGCCAAAAACGGAAGAATAGACGAAAAAATAAGTGTGTATGTGATATTCCTACTCCTTTACAAACAGCAGATGAAAAGGAAGTAAGCCCAGAGAAG GAAGCAGACTTCATAGAAAATAGCTGCAAAGCCTGTGGCAGCACTGAAGATGGTAATAGTTGTGTAGAAGTAATTGTTACCAACGAAAATACATCATGTACCTGTCCTAGCAGTGGCAATCTTTTGGGGTcccctaaaataaaaaaag gcATATCTCCACACTGTAATGGTAGTGATTGTGGATATTCATCTAGCATGGAGGGGAGTGAAACAGGTTCCCGGGAGGGTTCAGATGTTGCCTGCACTGAAGGCATTTGTAATCATGATGAACACG gtgatGACTCCTGTGTTCATCACTGTGAAGACAAAGAAGATGATGGTGATAGTTGCGTTGAATGTTGGGCAAATTCCGAAGAGAacaacacaaaaggaaaaaataaaaagaagaaaaagaaaagcaagttgtTGAAATGTGATGAACAT ATCCAAAAGCTTGGAAGCTGTATTACAGATCCAGGTAATCGAGAGACCTCAGGAAATACCGTGCACACAGTGTTTCACCGCGACAAGACCAAAGATGCACATCCTGAAAGCTGTTGCAGTGCTGAAAAGGGTGGGCAGCCACTGCCTTGGTTTGAGCATAGGAAAAATGTACCACAGTTTGCAGAACCCACAGAAATGTTGTTTGGTCCTGATTCCGGAAAAGGTGCCAAGAGCTTAGTTGAACTCCTT GATGAGTCTGAATGTACTTCAGATGAGGAAATCTTTATCTCACAAGACGAAATACAGTCATTTATGGCTAATAATCAGTCTTTCTACAGCAATAGAGAACAATACCGACAGCATCTGAAGGAGAAATTTAACAAATACTGCCGCTTAAATGACCACAAGAGGCCCATTTGTAGTGGCTGGTTGACAACGGCTGgagcaaattaa
- the Ggnbp2 gene encoding gametogenetin-binding protein 2 isoform X7 translates to MARLVAVCRDGEEEFPFERRQIPLYIDDTLTMVMEFPDNVLNLDGHQNNGAQLKQFIQRHSMLKQQDLSIAMVVTSREVLSALSQLVPCVGCRRSVERLFSQLVESGNPALEPLTVGPKGVLSVTRSCMTDAKKLYTLFYVHGSKLNDMIDAIPKSKKNKRCQLHSLDTHKPKPLGEGSSSSVSSEKLSTDKRSSEDHRKDSKCRIIFHYGPFQGTARGCWMDVWELMSQECRDEVVLIDSSCLLETLETYLRKHRRRERHAKTIDIAQEEVLTCLGIHLYERLHRIWQKLRAEEQTWQMLFYLGVDALRKSFEMTVEKVQGISRLEQLCEEFSEEERVRELKQEKKRQKRKNRRKNKCVCDIPTPLQTADEKEVSPEKEADFIENSCKACGSTEDGNSCVEVIVTNENTSCTCPSSGNLLGSPKIKKGISPHCNGSDCGYSSSMEGSETGSREGSDVACTEGICNHDEHGDDSCVHHCEDKEDDGDSCVECWANSEENNTKGKNKKKKKKSKLLKCDEHIQKLGSCITDPGNRETSGNTVHTVFHRDKTKDAHPESCCSAEKGGQPLPWFEHRKNVPQFAEPTEMLFGPDSGKGAKSLVELLDESECTSDEEIFISQDEIQSFMANNQSFYSNREQYRQHLKEKFNKYCRLNDHKRPICSGWLTTAGAN, encoded by the exons ATGGCGCGACTGGTGGCAGTGTGCAGGGACGGGGAGGAGGAGTTCCCCTTCGAGAGGAGGCAGATTCCCCTCTACATAGACGACACACTCACG aTGGTGATGGAGTTTCCTGACAATGTGTTAAATCTCGATGGGCATCAGAATAATGGTGCACAACTAAAGCAGTTCATTCag cgACACAGTATGCTTAAGCAACAAGATCTAAGTATTGCCATGGTTGTAACATCACGTGAAGTCTTGAGTGCACTTTCTCAGCTTGTCCCATGTGTTGGTTGTCGTCGCAGTGTGGAGCGCCTCTTTTCCCAGCTTGTAGAGTCTGGAAATCCTGCCCTTGAACCCCTGACAGTAGGACCCAAGGGAGTCCTATCTGTAACTCGAAGCTGCATGACTGATGCAAAGAAgctttatacattattttatgtacATGG gtCCAAACTAAATGACATGATAGATGCTATTCCAAAAAGTAAGAAGAACAAGAGATGTCAGTTGCACTCCTTAGATACGCACAAACCAAAACCTTTGGG TGAAGGGAGCAGTAGCAGTGTcagttcagagaagttaagtacaGATAAGAGAAGTAGTGAAGACCACAGGAAGGACAGCAAGTGTAGGATCATTTTCCATTATGGACCTTTCCAGGGAACAGCCAG AGGTTGTTGGATGGATGTATGGGAACTAATGTCCCAAGAATGCAGGGATGAAGTAGTTTTAATTGACTCTAGTTGTCTTTTAGAAACACTAGAAACATATCTGCGAAAACACAG GCGAAGAGAAAGGCATGCTAAGACAATAGATATAGCTCAAGAAGAAGTTCTAACTTGCTTGGGAATTCATCTTTATGAAAGATTGCATCGAATCTGGCAAAAATTACGGGCAGAAGAACAGACATGGCAGATGCTTTTCTATCTTGGTGTTGATGCTTTACGCAAAAGCTTTGAG atgaCTGTGGAAAAAGTACAGGGTATTAGCCGCTTGGAACAACTCTGTGAGGAATTTTCAGAAGAGGAACGAGTAAGAGAACTCAAGCAAGAAAAGAAACGCCAAAAACGGAAGAATAGACGAAAAAATAAGTGTGTATGTGATATTCCTACTCCTTTACAAACAGCAGATGAAAAGGAAGTAAGCCCAGAGAAG GAAGCAGACTTCATAGAAAATAGCTGCAAAGCCTGTGGCAGCACTGAAGATGGTAATAGTTGTGTAGAAGTAATTGTTACCAACGAAAATACATCATGTACCTGTCCTAGCAGTGGCAATCTTTTGGGGTcccctaaaataaaaaaag gcATATCTCCACACTGTAATGGTAGTGATTGTGGATATTCATCTAGCATGGAGGGGAGTGAAACAGGTTCCCGGGAGGGTTCAGATGTTGCCTGCACTGAAGGCATTTGTAATCATGATGAACACG gtgatGACTCCTGTGTTCATCACTGTGAAGACAAAGAAGATGATGGTGATAGTTGCGTTGAATGTTGGGCAAATTCCGAAGAGAacaacacaaaaggaaaaaataaaaagaagaaaaagaaaagcaagttgtTGAAATGTGATGAACAT ATCCAAAAGCTTGGAAGCTGTATTACAGATCCAGGTAATCGAGAGACCTCAGGAAATACCGTGCACACAGTGTTTCACCGCGACAAGACCAAAGATGCACATCCTGAAAGCTGTTGCAGTGCTGAAAAGGGTGGGCAGCCACTGCCTTGGTTTGAGCATAGGAAAAATGTACCACAGTTTGCAGAACCCACAGAAATGTTGTTTGGTCCTGATTCCGGAAAAGGTGCCAAGAGCTTAGTTGAACTCCTT GATGAGTCTGAATGTACTTCAGATGAGGAAATCTTTATCTCACAAGACGAAATACAGTCATTTATGGCTAATAATCAGTCTTTCTACAGCAATAGAGAACAATACCGACAGCATCTGAAGGAGAAATTTAACAAATACTGCCGCTTAAATGACCACAAGAGGCCCATTTGTAGTGGCTGGTTGACAACGGCTGgagcaaattaa
- the Ggnbp2 gene encoding gametogenetin-binding protein 2 isoform X5 encodes MARLVAVCRDGEEEFPFERRQIPLYIDDTLTMVMEFPDNVLNLDGHQNNGAQLKQFIQRHSMLKQQDLSIAMVVTSREVLSALSQLVPCVGCRRSVERLFSQLVESGNPALEPLTVGPKGVLSVTRSCMTDAKKLYTLFYVHGSKLNDMIDAIPKSKKNKRCQLHSLDTHKPKPLGGCWMDVWELMSQECRDEVVLIDSSCLLETLETYLRKHRFCTDCKNKVLRAYNILIGELDCSKEKGYCAALYEGLRCCPHERHIHVCCETDFIAHLLGRAEPEFAGGYERRERHAKTIDIAQEEVLTCLGIHLYERLHRIWQKLRAEEQTWQMLFYLGVDALRKSFEMTVEKVQGISRLEQLCEEFSEEERVRELKQEKKRQKRKNRRKNKCVCDIPTPLQTADEKEVSPEKEADFIENSCKACGSTEDGNSCVEVIVTNENTSCTCPSSGNLLGSPKIKKGISPHCNGSDCGYSSSMEGSETGSREGSDVACTEGICNHDEHGDDSCVHHCEDKEDDGDSCVECWANSEENNTKGKNKKKKKKSKLLKCDEHIQKLGSCITDPGNRETSGNTVHTVFHRDKTKDAHPESCCSAEKGGQPLPWFEHRKNVPQFAEPTEMLFGPDSGKGAKSLVELLDESECTSDEEIFISQDEIQSFMANNQSFYSNREQYRQHLKEKFNKYCRLNDHKRPICSGWLTTAGAN; translated from the exons ATGGCGCGACTGGTGGCAGTGTGCAGGGACGGGGAGGAGGAGTTCCCCTTCGAGAGGAGGCAGATTCCCCTCTACATAGACGACACACTCACG aTGGTGATGGAGTTTCCTGACAATGTGTTAAATCTCGATGGGCATCAGAATAATGGTGCACAACTAAAGCAGTTCATTCag cgACACAGTATGCTTAAGCAACAAGATCTAAGTATTGCCATGGTTGTAACATCACGTGAAGTCTTGAGTGCACTTTCTCAGCTTGTCCCATGTGTTGGTTGTCGTCGCAGTGTGGAGCGCCTCTTTTCCCAGCTTGTAGAGTCTGGAAATCCTGCCCTTGAACCCCTGACAGTAGGACCCAAGGGAGTCCTATCTGTAACTCGAAGCTGCATGACTGATGCAAAGAAgctttatacattattttatgtacATGG gtCCAAACTAAATGACATGATAGATGCTATTCCAAAAAGTAAGAAGAACAAGAGATGTCAGTTGCACTCCTTAGATACGCACAAACCAAAACCTTTGGG AGGTTGTTGGATGGATGTATGGGAACTAATGTCCCAAGAATGCAGGGATGAAGTAGTTTTAATTGACTCTAGTTGTCTTTTAGAAACACTAGAAACATATCTGCGAAAACACAG GTTTTGCACTGATTGCAAAAATAAAGTCCTTCGAGCATACAATATCCTTATTGGTGAGCTTGATTGCAGCAAAGAAAAGGGCTACTGTGCTGCACTTTATGAAGGCTTGCGGTGCTGTCCACATGAGCGACACATACATGTTTGCTGTGAAACAGACTTCATTGCTCATCTTTTGGGTCGTGCCGAGCCAGAGTTCGCAGGAGGGTATGA GCGAAGAGAAAGGCATGCTAAGACAATAGATATAGCTCAAGAAGAAGTTCTAACTTGCTTGGGAATTCATCTTTATGAAAGATTGCATCGAATCTGGCAAAAATTACGGGCAGAAGAACAGACATGGCAGATGCTTTTCTATCTTGGTGTTGATGCTTTACGCAAAAGCTTTGAG atgaCTGTGGAAAAAGTACAGGGTATTAGCCGCTTGGAACAACTCTGTGAGGAATTTTCAGAAGAGGAACGAGTAAGAGAACTCAAGCAAGAAAAGAAACGCCAAAAACGGAAGAATAGACGAAAAAATAAGTGTGTATGTGATATTCCTACTCCTTTACAAACAGCAGATGAAAAGGAAGTAAGCCCAGAGAAG GAAGCAGACTTCATAGAAAATAGCTGCAAAGCCTGTGGCAGCACTGAAGATGGTAATAGTTGTGTAGAAGTAATTGTTACCAACGAAAATACATCATGTACCTGTCCTAGCAGTGGCAATCTTTTGGGGTcccctaaaataaaaaaag gcATATCTCCACACTGTAATGGTAGTGATTGTGGATATTCATCTAGCATGGAGGGGAGTGAAACAGGTTCCCGGGAGGGTTCAGATGTTGCCTGCACTGAAGGCATTTGTAATCATGATGAACACG gtgatGACTCCTGTGTTCATCACTGTGAAGACAAAGAAGATGATGGTGATAGTTGCGTTGAATGTTGGGCAAATTCCGAAGAGAacaacacaaaaggaaaaaataaaaagaagaaaaagaaaagcaagttgtTGAAATGTGATGAACAT ATCCAAAAGCTTGGAAGCTGTATTACAGATCCAGGTAATCGAGAGACCTCAGGAAATACCGTGCACACAGTGTTTCACCGCGACAAGACCAAAGATGCACATCCTGAAAGCTGTTGCAGTGCTGAAAAGGGTGGGCAGCCACTGCCTTGGTTTGAGCATAGGAAAAATGTACCACAGTTTGCAGAACCCACAGAAATGTTGTTTGGTCCTGATTCCGGAAAAGGTGCCAAGAGCTTAGTTGAACTCCTT GATGAGTCTGAATGTACTTCAGATGAGGAAATCTTTATCTCACAAGACGAAATACAGTCATTTATGGCTAATAATCAGTCTTTCTACAGCAATAGAGAACAATACCGACAGCATCTGAAGGAGAAATTTAACAAATACTGCCGCTTAAATGACCACAAGAGGCCCATTTGTAGTGGCTGGTTGACAACGGCTGgagcaaattaa